A window of Notolabrus celidotus isolate fNotCel1 chromosome 11, fNotCel1.pri, whole genome shotgun sequence contains these coding sequences:
- the LOC117821121 gene encoding LOW QUALITY PROTEIN: teashirt homolog 2 (The sequence of the model RefSeq protein was modified relative to this genomic sequence to represent the inferred CDS: inserted 1 base in 1 codon), translating into MPRRKQQAPKRASVYMPDEDPALQDSIPEEDAENDTQTEEECSEKTSPKVSEDRELDNKSTNTYSNQNSPISVLSNQEAELESRLSDTSDRLSDFKTSSPPESQKDEESRSSKHKEETGGSLEKMRAAYANFLSDSYWTGIGMDLKMGRKTSKANCDSTNGTAKTEFDWHQDALSKTLQQTLSPKPTSKPNLFSSVHLYRQTTKPCGSVFTGASRFRCKDCSAAYDTLVELTVHMNKSGHYQDNNHGKQSNSTASSSKSRKRNLHDMEGKEDAQKVLKCMFCGHSFDSLQDLSVHMIKTKHYQKVPLKEPIPVLTPKLLPPAKKRAFETVRPCSPDSTTGLSGYTEAQRAASIANANNNRYGYQNGASYTWQFETCKSQILKCMECGSSHDTLQQLTTHMMVTGHFIKVTNSASKKGKQLALDPLAIEKMQVLADPAASDTEGEKVSPKTASPGSSEKDSQGEGTSDKMEETETKDDKQESEDQKAANGAFKYPYLREEDLEQDSGGGGDILKSLANTVASAINKAQTGTPSWSAYPSIHAAYQLSGIIKSSPLSASPPALLKQTFNHKLRPIAPKGKLYPGAVGVEAPQGQHQNVDIXKEKVGISDGKESQNIKFDLPENDDSDCQDDSSSSSKLDADCLNEGSETIKGKLSPDFSDRGKTPSPSASNGRSATSEPLGDTPALLSINPLSALQSVLNNHLGKANKPNNSRVDKLSAHTKSIYSDINRSSEKPALMLGNAMRNRSGNAFLYATDDQPIDLTKSKHSKQASSLLSPSTPIPQKYALSDIADMVKVLPKATTPKPSLPSRIPTMKLESDVRRFEDVSAEVYSVHKRKGRQSNWNPRHLLILQAQFASSLFLTSEGKYLLSDLGPQERMHISKFTGLSMTTISHWLANVKYQLRKTGGTKFLKNMDTGHPIFYCNDCASQFRSPGGFISHLESHLGFQIKDMCKMPVEHQTKVEEPELSKALSVRASEGLVTEEDVDSKFKCKLCCRTFASNHAVKLHLSKTHSKSPDNHSQYVEMDKD; encoded by the exons TGTACATGCCTGATGAAGACCCTGCACTTCAGGACTCCATCCCCGAGGAAGATGCAGAGAACGACACTCAAACCGAAGAGGAGTGCTCAGAGAAGACCAGCCCCAAAGTGTCCGAGGACAGAGAGCTAGACAACAAGAGCACCAACACTTACAGCAACCAGAACTCTCCCATTAGTGTCCTTTCCAATCAAGAGGCAGAGTTAGAGTCCCGCCTTAGCGACACCAGCGACAGACTCTCAGACTTCAAAACCTCCTCGCCACCTGAGAGCCAGAAGGATGAGGAGAGTCGGAGCTccaaacacaaagaggagacGGGCGGCAGCTTGGAGAAAATGAGGGCAGCCTATGCAAACTTCCTCTCCGATTCCTACTGGACGGGGATAGGAATGGACTTGAAAATGGGCCGAAAAACCAGCAAAGCCAACTGTGACAGCACCAATGGGACCGCCAAGACTGAGTTCGACTGGCACCAGGACGCTCTCTCTAAGACCTTGCAGCAGACGCTCTCCCCGAAGCCCACGTCCAAACCTAACCTCTTCAGCTCTGTCCACCTGTACAGACAAACCACCAAACCCTGCGGCTCAGTCTTCACGGGGGCCAGCCGATTCCGCTGTAAGGATTGTAGCGCCGCTTACGACACGCTTGTGGAGCTGACAGTCCACATGAACAAGAGCGGGCATTATCAGGACAACAACCACGGCAAGCAGAGCAACTCCACCGCTTCGTCCTCCAAGTCGAGGAAACGAAACCTGCACGATATGGAAGGGAAAGAGGATGCACAGAAGGTTTTGAAGTGCATGTTCTGTGGCCACTCTTTTGACTCTCTCCAGGATTTGAGTGTCCATATGATTAAAACTAAGCATTACCAAAAAGTGCCTTTAAAAGAGCCAATCCCAGTACTCACTCCCAAATTGTTGCCACCAGCCAAGAAGCGGGCCTTTGAAACGGTGAGACCCTGCTCCCCCGATTCTACGACCGGCTTATCCGGCTACACCGAGGCCCAACGGGCGGCCTCCATTGCGAACGCTAACAACAATCGCTACGGCTATCAGAACGGAGCGAGTTACACTTGGCAGTTTGAGACGTGCAAGTCTCAGATTCTTAAATGCATGGAGTGCGGCAGCTCCCACGACACCCTTCAGCAGCTCACCACACACATGATGGTTACTGGACACTTCATCAAAGTAACAAACTCGGCCTCTAAAAAGGGTAAACAGTTAGCGCTTGACCCCCTGGCTATAGAGAAGATGCAGGTTTTAGCTGATCCCGCTGCCAGTGACACTGAGGGAGAAAAGGTCTCTCCAAAAACTGCGTCCCCGGGGAGCAGCGAGAAGGATAGCCAGGGGGAAGGCACATCAGACAAAATGGAAGAAACTGAAACTAAAGATGACAAGCAAGAGAGTGAGGATCAAAAGGCAGCCAATGGGGCCTTTAAGTACCCTTATCTCCGTGAGGAGGATCTTGAACAGgactcaggaggaggaggggacatTCTTAAATCTTTAGCCAACACAGTGGCCTCTGCCATCAATAAAGCTCAAACAGGGACACCAAGTTGGAGTGCCTACCCGAGCATTCACGCTGCCTATCAGCTCTCTGGCATCATCAAAAGCTCccctctttctgcatctcccccCGCTCTGCTAAAGCAGACATTTAACCACAAGCTGAGACCGATTGCCCCTAAGGGGAAGTTATACCCTGGTGCTGTGGGAGTCGAGGCTCCCCAGGGACAGCATCAAAATGTGGAca aaaaagaaaaggttGGCATTAGCGATGGTAAAGAAAGTCAGAATATTAAGTTTGATCTGCCGGAGAATGATGACAGCGATTGTCAGGAtgattcctcttcctcttcaaagCTCGATGCAGACTGTCTGAATGAAGGGAGTGAGACGATCAAAGGGAAGTTGAGCCCAGATTTCTCTGACAGAGGCAAGACACCGAGTCCCTCTGCCAGCAATGGACGCAGCGCTACTTCAGAGCCTCTCGGTGACACTCCGGCTCTGCTCAGCATAAACCCTCTCAGTGCGCTGCAGTCTGTTCTGAACAATCATCTGGGCAAAGCAAATAAGCCCAATAACTCAAGAGTGGATAAACTATCCGCTCACACCAAGTCTATTTACTCTGACATTAACCGGAGCAGCGAGAAACCAGCTTTAATGCTCGGGAACGCCATGAGAAACAGGTCCGGTAACGCCTTTCTTTATGCCACTGATGACCAACCCATAGATCTAACGAAATCCAAACACAGCAAGCAAGCCTCCTCACTTCTGTCGCCTTCAACCCCGATACCGCAGAAATACGCTCTGTCCGACATCGCAGATATGGTCAAAGTTCTCCCAAAAGCCACGACGCCAAAACCCTCCCTACCATCGAGGATCCCGACCATGAAACTGGAATCTGATGTCAGGCGGTTCGAGGACGTCTCCGCTGAGGTGTACTCCGTCCACAAGCGCAAAGGCCGACAGTCCAACTGGAATCCTCGCCATCTTCTCATCCTGCAGGCTCAGTTCGCCTCCAGCCTCTTCCTGACCTCTGAGGGGAAGTACTTACTCTCAGACCTCGGCCCTCAGGAACGGATGCACATCTCCAAGTTCACCGGACTGTCCATGACCACCATAAGCCATTGGTTAGCGAACGTGAAGTACCAACTGAGGAAAACTGGAGGGACCAAATTCCTGAAGAACATGGACACAGGCCACCCGATCTTCTACTGCAATGACTGCGCTTCTCAGTTCAGGTCCCCCGGCGGATTCATTTCCCATCTGGAGTCCCATCTCGGGTTTCAAATTAAAGACATGTGCAAAATGCCCGTAGAGCACCAGACGAAGGTAGAGGAGCCAGAACTGTCCAAGGCCCTCAGTGTCAGAGCCTCAGAGGGTCTAGTCACAGAGGAGGACGTTGACTCAAAGTTCAAATGTAAGCTCTGCTGTCGGACATTTGCGAGCAATCACGCAGTCAAACTCCATTTGAGTAAAACTCACAGCAAATCtccagacaaccattcacaatACGTGGAAATGGACAAGGACTAG